One Haloterrigena salifodinae DNA window includes the following coding sequences:
- a CDS encoding MFS transporter, whose translation MNGPTESVPGTALDLQPRSWKGYTALILVWQIAASGCFYAVYAVTPFVRAQFGVSTTRIGFLLTALMLGYTVCVAPVGRLIDRYGEARVLVVGLTGLGATTVLVTAASTYPLLLGAVAVLGAFYATAIPGTNKAVFNAIPAERLNVSMGIKQMGVTAGSGLSSLLVPLSASRVGWEVAFLGAGAVAAVVTVAFRVCYDAGTDDADESGTSLRTHVEDPEYVLLVAAGFFLGAGLFTTVGYTLLYVTDVVGASSVFAGATLAAAQASGSVGRIGFGWIADNWFGSLTRSTLVLLAIQAGVSAILFAAIPFVEPPLVVLGLFALLGAFILGFTGVYYSCIGSIVPNDGIGSATAGGQLALNSGALVAPPAFGYLVDARGYDDAWTLLACTTVVAFVLFLVLIGRRNVGRRR comes from the coding sequence ATGAACGGACCGACCGAGTCCGTGCCGGGCACCGCCCTCGATCTGCAGCCGCGGAGCTGGAAGGGGTACACCGCCCTCATCCTCGTCTGGCAAATCGCCGCGAGCGGCTGTTTCTACGCCGTCTACGCGGTCACGCCGTTCGTTCGAGCGCAGTTCGGCGTTTCGACGACCCGGATCGGATTCCTGTTGACCGCGCTGATGCTCGGGTACACGGTCTGCGTCGCGCCCGTCGGCCGCCTCATCGATCGGTACGGCGAGGCTCGAGTGCTGGTCGTCGGCCTGACCGGCCTCGGCGCGACGACCGTCCTCGTAACCGCCGCTTCGACGTACCCCCTTCTGCTGGGCGCCGTCGCCGTCCTCGGAGCCTTCTACGCGACGGCGATCCCCGGAACGAACAAGGCCGTCTTCAACGCGATCCCCGCCGAGCGGCTCAACGTCTCGATGGGGATCAAACAGATGGGCGTGACCGCCGGGAGCGGCCTCAGCTCGCTACTGGTGCCGCTCAGCGCCAGTCGCGTCGGCTGGGAAGTCGCGTTTCTCGGGGCCGGCGCGGTCGCGGCCGTCGTTACCGTTGCCTTCCGCGTCTGCTACGACGCCGGAACCGACGACGCCGACGAGTCCGGGACGTCCCTCCGAACGCACGTGGAGGACCCCGAATACGTACTGCTCGTCGCCGCGGGGTTCTTCCTCGGCGCCGGGCTGTTCACCACGGTCGGCTACACGCTCCTCTACGTGACCGACGTCGTCGGCGCGAGTTCGGTCTTCGCCGGGGCGACCCTCGCTGCCGCCCAGGCCAGCGGGAGCGTCGGCCGCATCGGGTTCGGCTGGATCGCCGACAACTGGTTCGGATCGCTGACGCGCTCGACGCTGGTGCTCCTGGCGATTCAGGCTGGCGTCTCGGCGATCCTCTTCGCGGCGATCCCGTTCGTCGAACCGCCGCTCGTCGTCCTGGGACTGTTCGCGTTGCTCGGCGCGTTCATCCTCGGTTTCACCGGCGTCTACTACTCGTGTATCGGCTCGATCGTGCCGAACGACGGGATCGGAAGCGCTACGGCGGGCGGACAACTCGCGCTCAATTCGGGCGCGCTCGTCGCGCCGCCGGCGTTCGGCTACCTCGTCGACGCTCGCGGCTACGACGACGCGTGGACGCTGCTCGCGTGCACGACGGTCGTCGCGTTCGTCCTGTTCCTGGTGCTCATCGGTCGTCGGAACGTCGGCCGACGTCGGTGA
- a CDS encoding SLC13 family permease, whose product MIHGRMSQSNKRIVKFLIAVVGTIAIAAAPSPTGLSMAGQYALATMFFAGFLWVTGTFPLAVTALTIPLLLTGTGVYDDMDVALSGFADHIIFLFLAGFMLANAIQKYNIDRRIALYTIAKMGSSPRRLILAIMVVTATLSMWVSNTATTAMMTPIAVGVLTQVLDRDDLASVDDPVPDDQPTETAADGGAVESTPVEFTNIQISMLLGTAYAASVGGVGTIIGTPPNAILVGQLNAVLDYEVGFADWFLVGFPIVVVTLPLVWFLLTYILYPPEVPDVTEARANAREQLAAEGKLSTRGKRVAAIFAATAGLWMIGGLGEFFEPHLSSVWMTSLFGGEGATVFGVDGHQGLLYYVVVGVAAVPALVLADTMEWDELVDIDWGTLLLFGGGISLANALADTGATKWIAETVFGGLVGSPIVLIIGVVVLLVIFLTEMTSNAATTSIIVPILISLGSVFSATLGLTDFSTSLFLAVAGTIAASFAFALPVATPPNAIVFGSGYVEQRHMLRTGLILNAIMTAVLTGLIWFLFTFVWPHTLW is encoded by the coding sequence ATGATACACGGTCGAATGAGCCAGTCTAACAAGCGGATCGTCAAATTCCTCATCGCAGTTGTCGGAACGATCGCCATCGCGGCCGCACCATCTCCGACCGGCCTCTCGATGGCGGGCCAGTATGCGCTCGCGACGATGTTCTTCGCGGGCTTCCTCTGGGTGACGGGCACCTTCCCGCTGGCGGTTACCGCGTTGACGATCCCGCTGTTGCTGACCGGCACCGGCGTCTACGACGACATGGACGTCGCGCTATCGGGGTTCGCCGATCACATCATCTTTCTGTTTCTGGCGGGCTTCATGCTCGCGAACGCGATCCAGAAGTACAACATCGACCGGCGGATCGCGCTGTACACCATCGCCAAGATGGGGAGTTCGCCGCGGCGGTTGATCCTCGCGATCATGGTCGTGACCGCCACGTTGTCGATGTGGGTCTCGAACACCGCGACGACGGCGATGATGACGCCGATCGCGGTCGGCGTCCTCACGCAGGTGCTCGATCGCGACGATCTCGCCTCGGTCGACGATCCGGTCCCCGACGACCAGCCGACCGAAACGGCCGCCGACGGCGGGGCCGTCGAATCGACGCCGGTCGAGTTCACGAATATCCAGATTTCGATGTTACTGGGGACCGCCTACGCGGCGAGCGTCGGCGGCGTCGGCACTATCATCGGCACGCCACCGAACGCGATCCTCGTCGGCCAACTGAACGCCGTCCTGGACTACGAAGTCGGCTTCGCCGACTGGTTCCTCGTCGGGTTCCCGATCGTCGTCGTGACGCTGCCGCTGGTCTGGTTCCTCCTCACCTACATCCTCTACCCGCCGGAGGTTCCGGATGTCACCGAGGCCCGAGCGAACGCCAGGGAACAACTCGCTGCGGAGGGTAAACTCAGTACGCGCGGCAAGCGAGTCGCCGCGATCTTCGCCGCGACGGCCGGCCTCTGGATGATCGGCGGTCTCGGTGAGTTCTTCGAGCCACACCTCTCGAGCGTTTGGATGACGTCGCTGTTCGGCGGCGAGGGAGCGACGGTCTTCGGCGTCGACGGCCACCAGGGGCTGCTGTACTACGTGGTGGTCGGCGTCGCCGCGGTGCCCGCGCTCGTGCTGGCCGACACGATGGAGTGGGACGAACTGGTCGATATCGACTGGGGGACGCTGCTGCTGTTCGGCGGCGGCATCTCGCTGGCCAACGCCCTTGCAGACACCGGCGCGACGAAGTGGATCGCCGAGACGGTCTTCGGCGGACTCGTCGGATCGCCCATCGTCCTCATCATCGGCGTGGTCGTCCTGCTGGTCATCTTCCTGACCGAAATGACGTCGAACGCCGCGACGACGAGCATCATCGTTCCCATCCTAATCAGCCTCGGGAGCGTCTTCTCGGCGACTCTCGGCCTCACCGACTTCTCGACGTCGCTGTTCCTCGCCGTGGCCGGCACGATCGCCGCGAGCTTCGCGTTCGCGCTTCCGGTCGCGACGCCGCCGAACGCCATCGTGTTCGGGAGCGGCTACGTCGAGCAGCGCCACATGCTGCGAACGGGACTCATCCTGAACGCCATCATGACAGCGGTTCTGACCGGCCTCATCTGGTTCCTGTTTACCTTCGTCTGGCCACACACGCTGTGGTGA
- a CDS encoding SRPBCC family protein, producing the protein MDRILLSTLAYRPPEAVFPYVRSFTDYPRYTEHLKEVRVHGDGDVGSIYDLKLAWWKLSYTASSEVVAIDAPSSLEWRLVNDLDARGEWRVEPEPESAPDGEETASRIYFEAVYDPHSADENTLSLPRFVSLDWVVKKVEPKLLGEAREVVKRLVADIEGRPRDVELMVHEMP; encoded by the coding sequence GTGGACAGAATTCTCCTCAGTACGCTCGCCTATCGCCCGCCCGAGGCGGTCTTTCCGTACGTGCGGTCGTTCACCGACTACCCGCGGTACACGGAACACCTCAAGGAGGTTCGCGTTCACGGCGACGGCGACGTCGGTTCGATCTACGACCTGAAACTGGCGTGGTGGAAGCTCAGCTACACCGCCAGCTCGGAGGTCGTCGCCATCGACGCGCCGTCGTCGCTCGAGTGGCGGCTGGTCAACGACCTCGACGCCCGCGGGGAGTGGCGCGTCGAACCGGAGCCCGAATCGGCTCCCGACGGCGAGGAGACTGCGAGTCGGATCTACTTCGAAGCGGTCTACGACCCGCACTCGGCCGACGAGAACACGCTCTCGCTCCCCCGGTTCGTCTCGCTGGACTGGGTCGTCAAGAAGGTCGAGCCGAAACTCCTCGGCGAGGCGCGAGAGGTCGTCAAACGGCTCGTCGCGGACATCGAGGGCCGACCCCGGGATGTCGAACTGATGGTTCACGAGATGCCCTGA